One genomic region from Halorussus rarus encodes:
- a CDS encoding DMT family transporter encodes MNDRTATVGLFAALATLWGFSFLAISVGLESLEPVLFAAFRYDVAAVLLLGYALVGDAEFWPTDRASASAVLAGGLFLVAANAFLFVGQRTVPSGVAAIMQSLVPIATSLWALALLPEERVSARGGVGIALGLVGVGLIVRPDPANLLGDDVVGRLLILLQVAGVALGGVLIQRARPTLDRTALTGWSMFVGAVVLHAVSAGLGEPFALPRTPTAIGAVAYLGVFATAIAFVIYFTLLEVRGALETSLVAYLVPVVATVVGVAFLEESITPLTLVGFLVVFAGFVVLKRRAIADLADDTRRVVTQADD; translated from the coding sequence GTGAACGACCGCACCGCCACCGTCGGACTGTTCGCGGCGCTCGCCACGCTGTGGGGGTTCTCGTTCCTGGCGATCTCGGTCGGCCTCGAATCGCTGGAGCCCGTGCTGTTCGCGGCCTTCCGGTACGACGTCGCGGCGGTCCTGCTGCTGGGCTACGCGCTGGTCGGCGACGCCGAATTCTGGCCGACCGACCGGGCCAGCGCGAGCGCCGTCCTCGCGGGCGGACTGTTCCTGGTCGCCGCGAACGCCTTCCTCTTCGTCGGCCAGCGGACCGTTCCCAGCGGGGTAGCGGCCATCATGCAGAGCCTGGTCCCCATCGCGACATCACTGTGGGCGCTCGCGCTGCTGCCCGAGGAGCGGGTCTCGGCCCGCGGCGGGGTAGGGATCGCGCTGGGACTCGTCGGCGTCGGGCTCATCGTCCGGCCGGACCCCGCGAACCTGCTCGGCGACGACGTCGTCGGCCGACTGCTCATCCTGCTCCAGGTCGCGGGGGTTGCGCTCGGCGGCGTCCTGATACAGCGCGCCCGTCCGACCCTCGACAGGACCGCCCTCACGGGGTGGTCGATGTTCGTCGGCGCGGTCGTCCTCCACGCCGTCAGCGCGGGACTGGGCGAACCGTTCGCGCTCCCGCGGACCCCGACGGCGATCGGGGCGGTCGCGTACCTCGGCGTCTTCGCCACCGCTATCGCCTTCGTCATCTACTTCACGCTCCTCGAAGTCCGCGGCGCGCTCGAGACGTCGCTGGTCGCCTACCTCGTGCCGGTCGTCGCGACCGTCGTCGGCGTCGCGTTCCTCGAGGAGTCGATCACACCGCTCACCCTCGTCGGGTTCCTCGTCGTGTTCGCCGGGTTCGTCGTCCTCAAGCGGCGCGCCATCGCCGACCTCGCGGACGACACGAGGCGGGTCGTCACGCAGGCCGACGACTGA
- a CDS encoding carboxylate--amine ligase, protein MATFRSFEGLRDALADADFDRPPAIVCNAHVTGLSVARALKARDVPVIAVDRNEKGVAPYSEAVDFAGRVTYPLDDEDGFREDVEELAAQLDRDAVAFGCMDEWVHAFSRTEPDGVRLPFADREVVDRVLDKESLYAVAEDLDVPYPETYRIAETDPAETGGDPGPVEASGGSRDSVPAAEAAERLGFPLVVKPALKRKFSEAVGTNVIEVADEAEFEDVVANAAEEDIRVMAQEKVPAVQGEDCSLASYVPESGEAVSFVGNARVRYPLGYGTSCVVQRADAPQVEENALAVLEETGYYGISEAEFLYDGDREEYVLIDVNTRPWKWISLPVRAGANLPLAAYSDAVEEDYEADEIRDGRWVYLADYVKAMGTDGFADVLGKQDWLSLMSGEFEAREDFTTGVYRPSDPGPAYQLLTTEFGTQEYYCSC, encoded by the coding sequence ATGGCAACCTTTCGCTCGTTCGAGGGCCTCCGCGACGCGCTCGCGGACGCCGACTTCGACCGCCCGCCGGCGATCGTCTGCAACGCTCACGTCACCGGCCTGAGCGTGGCTCGCGCGCTCAAGGCCCGAGACGTGCCCGTCATCGCCGTCGACCGCAACGAGAAGGGCGTCGCGCCCTACTCCGAGGCGGTGGACTTCGCCGGCCGGGTCACCTACCCGCTGGACGACGAGGACGGCTTCCGCGAGGACGTCGAGGAGCTGGCGGCCCAGCTCGACCGCGACGCGGTGGCGTTCGGCTGCATGGACGAGTGGGTCCACGCCTTCTCCCGGACCGAACCCGATGGCGTCCGGCTGCCGTTCGCCGACCGCGAGGTCGTCGACCGGGTGCTCGACAAGGAGTCGCTGTACGCGGTCGCCGAGGACCTCGACGTCCCGTACCCCGAGACCTACCGCATCGCCGAGACCGACCCGGCCGAGACCGGCGGCGACCCCGGACCGGTCGAGGCGAGCGGCGGGAGCCGCGACAGCGTTCCCGCCGCCGAAGCCGCCGAGCGCCTGGGCTTCCCGCTCGTCGTCAAGCCCGCCCTGAAGCGCAAGTTCTCCGAGGCGGTCGGCACGAACGTCATCGAGGTCGCCGACGAGGCCGAGTTCGAGGACGTGGTGGCCAACGCCGCCGAGGAGGACATCCGCGTGATGGCCCAGGAGAAGGTCCCCGCCGTGCAGGGCGAGGACTGCTCGCTGGCCTCCTACGTCCCGGAGTCGGGCGAGGCCGTCTCGTTCGTCGGGAACGCCCGGGTCCGGTACCCGCTGGGGTACGGCACCTCCTGCGTCGTCCAACGGGCGGATGCGCCCCAGGTCGAGGAGAACGCCCTCGCCGTGCTCGAGGAGACGGGCTACTACGGCATCAGCGAGGCCGAGTTCCTCTACGACGGCGACCGCGAGGAGTACGTCCTCATCGACGTGAACACCCGGCCGTGGAAGTGGATCTCGCTGCCCGTGCGGGCCGGCGCGAACCTCCCGCTGGCGGCCTACAGCGACGCGGTGGAGGAGGACTACGAGGCCGACGAGATCCGGGACGGTCGGTGGGTCTACCTGGCGGACTACGTCAAGGCGATGGGCACCGACGGGTTCGCGGACGTGCTGGGCAAGCAGGACTGGCTCTCGCTCATGTCCGGCGAGTTCGAGGCCCGCGAGGACTTCACGACCGGCGTGTACCGACCCTCCGACCCCGGGCCGGCGTATCAGTTGCTGACCACGGAGTTCGGCACCCAGGAGTACTACTGCTCCTGTTGA